A window of Rosa rugosa chromosome 7, drRosRugo1.1, whole genome shotgun sequence genomic DNA:
aagtttagattaccaaaatggtaattaatcttcctaaaactacacaaataaaactttgattaaagaaaaaaaatgaggagattacatcaattcaaaacgtctattgccccccaatagacgactattagccatgtattgccccccaatagacgtctattgccctccaatagaactttcggtagctgAAATGAGAATTtatattcctaaaattagacaaataaaactttgattaaagaaaaaaacgaagagattatattaattgaaaagcgcctattgccccccaatagacgtctactgcccccaatagacattcaaaaaaaaaaatttcactttctgtctgccccattacttaaaaaaaaaaaaaaaaaaaaaaaacaactgctttgggcacccaagtcAAGAGCGCGACCAAGACCACCGGATCGAAGCACCTCTGGAGCTCGCCGCTGACTTCTCTCACCTCTCCGAATCTCCAGTCCTCGTCGGAGTTGCGAAGAGCCGCGCTGCAGGTGAAGCAAGGGAGCGGGCGAGCGGCGCCGGATCTGGGGAACACGCCGGCATGGAGCTGGTGACGTTGGAATGGTCTGAAGAACGAAGCAACCTGAATTAGATTCGATTCGAGCTTATGGTTGCAGCGAAAAAGCCGACATTGAGCTGGTGAGGTTGCCAGAATTCGTTCATGGTGGTTGAGATAGGAAGTTGAATCGGAGAAGATTGATGGAGGAAGTCGGCGAGCTCGTCGGTGAATGAACCTCGATCAACATCTGCTGGATCTGCTTGGAGATTGGGAGTTGAATCGGAGAAGATCGATGGAGGAAATCGGCGACATCGCTCCAGTCAGTCGGCGccggaagtagagagagagagagtcgacgTCTGGGGAAAGAGAGAATGAGTGGCAGTtcttgtaattcattaattgagTTAAGGGTATAATGATAATTTGCCGtcaaattgtgtatgtgggaataaaaatctgttgctggggtaagtgagatattttttgttcattttggtgcttttggtcaagaaccctttttttatttccttttagatgttagggggtgaatcaatgacattaatgaatttaattaggtgacgaaaaatAATATGAtgaattatgtattaatttaagggaTATGTCTATAgattctttgaccaatatttgtcttcatttaattaattctttcctatcatttttctttccaaatagcatttAGTGTCAACAAATCagcattaacttttctttccaaacattgattaatttcatccaaaaaaaatagACGTGTTTTAGGCTTTAAGGGCAGAATGGGaatcagaaaaattaaaaactgactttttttaacatcacctcattattcataaaaactaaattaatattattaacagTTTattatggacctttttatcaagtgggaaactaggtgacatttttatcatttcactctctaatgtgaccttttccatcattttccctttaataaattgaatttggaaaatgCATCATGTCCAAATTAAGAGGTAAAACTCAAATCTAACGTTTATtatatataatcatatgaatatgtatttttcatattatattttcaaattttACTGAGTtcaaattcatatacatgtgttatgcaaatccattgatcgaatgtatgtgcaaatctattgactgaacTACATTAAATGTTTTCTAttctttctctatttttttatcaaaattttttttctattcttgattgaagaaaaattgttgtttaagttgtataatgaaaaaaaaaaatttagaagaaaactaaaataatttaGCATCATTAGATTTTTTGGAATGATAAGATAGTCtatttctcaagaattacatagcATGATATGACAAATAGGTAATGTGTGTAagtgacatgacatgacacctagaattgaggccacaaatttTAGGCTTCATTAATGAGACCACAAATCATTTTACATTTACTCGCGATGGCATGCAGTGCATAGAGTTGGAAAGAATTGTTATATAACAAGGATAACAAGGCTGCCTTAGCTAATGCGTGTCTGGCACTTCGATCGGAAAGAGCAAGAATTCTTGTATATATCTAACAAGTCGTTTTCACTGGAAACCAGTTGAGATcatcttaaaaataaaaattccacTCACTCACtaattataactatactaaaacCCAACTCGCTAGAAGACAAACAAAATGAACAGTGACGCGACCATTGTACCCCTCTCTTGCCTGATGTTTTACGAAACTGTCCCTCCAGCTGTTCAATTTTTGTGGCACCGATTGGCTTCGGCCTGGTAGTCTGGCACTGTGTCTTTGCTCCACAGACGTGTGTGACAGAGAGAGTGAGGGGCTCTACTTTCATGcagaaagagagtgagagacacATAGCCAAGGGAGTAGAGGAAAAAGTTCCAATTTTCTTTCATATTGCAAGAACAGCAACATCCAATATGAAACTTTCCGTTCGATATCTCTGGTAATTCCCTTTGTGCCCGGATCGATTAGTCGCCAGAGTTCTGTTCTTGGTCctcaacttttattttattagtTCTGATATTCACGATGTATCTCAATCTATTGGTTTCTGTAGTGGGAAAGGGTGAGTTTTTATTGGGATTTTCGATCAGCAAAGCATATGTTTCTCTCTGAATTTTGGTTTTTCAGTTTCTTTTTCcgtcatttttttttctgggttttgaaatttgatgcTTGGTTGATTCGTGTAGTGGGAAAGATTGGGcttttattgaaatttttcatcaaCAAGGAGTTAgctatgtattgttgaaattgaatAGGTCCTATGTATTTGTCTTTGCAACATTGTTTCAAGAACTACGTAAGTGGAAGTGGAAATTGTTTGGTTTTTATTAATTACTATTCCTTATAAACTGATTAATATTATTGGGTTTTAAAAATCTGATCTCAGGGTTTTAGGGCAAAATACATTTGTTTTTGATTCTTTGATTTTGTATAATCTCTAGGATGTCTTGGATGTTACTTTTGGTTGTGTTTCAGTCAAAACTATGAATTCCAAGAAGTATTGTGTCGTCCGAAAAAGGGAGTTGTCTTGCCACTATTCACATGTAATGTTATAGGTGAATAGTAATCATTTTATGTATGGTATATGTGGATTGTGTTTTTGTGAGTGACATAGATTAATGTTATTTAATTGTTTGTTGTTATTTAGTTACAATGCAGGCGCAGAAAGAGGCTCCTCCAGACATGCAATGCATGGACACTTAGTTTCTCCTTCAGAGTGTAAAAACCAATGATGGTGCAACTCCAAAGGATATTACTCCAGAAGTGGTAGTTACATTACACAATATTGTGAATAATGATGTGTGTGGGTTCTTTATGTCAAATGCTATTCATTTGTGTTATTGTGGGAGATACTTACAAATCTATAGATACTTCAGTTTTAATCGACAACGAGTCAAGTTTTAATCTTTCCCTAAGACAGTTACCCCTTTTGTTTTTCAAGTGTTTGAAATTGTATTTGATAGTTTTGTTTGGATAAAATCTGTTTTGCAGGAAGAACGTGAGTTCCTTATTCTGTCAACTATGGTATGATGGCATGAACCATCATGTAAGTTTCATATCGTTTGGTTTCATAATGTGAGTGTCTACATGCTTGCTTAAACGTTAGAGTTTGTCGTTGTATATGCATtgctttgtttttctcttcttaggCTTATTCATTTGACTTCCTCTGTCGAATACAAATAAGTTTGATAATGAATTAACCTCTTTCTATGTTGTTGAATGAAATGTTCAGATTCTGGGTTACCTCTGCACATACATTTCACAAGCATGTTACCAAAGCTGTATAAGGATGTTATAAATATAAGAACAGATAGTGTTTTTGCACTGACATTATCTGATATAACCAAGGGAAATTGTTCTGATTATGATCTTGATGGTAAACCAGGTTTTTACAATTGGAACGTGTGAAGATTCGATATTGTGATGGAGGTTCACCTGCTGGAGATGCAGTATATAAGAATTGCGTACTAATTTGCTCTTCAACCAATGTTTCCTTTATCTTTTACTACATTCTTAATTTTCAATGTTTTATAGCAATGTTGCCCCAAAATGACAATGGATAGATCTTGAAATAACAGATCATTTCTTTGCATGTAGATGTGAATGCGCGTGTGAAATGAATGACAGACATCGTTGCTCTATTTCAGAGGGTAAAAGCTTTGGGAAGCCATCATTCTTGATCTTCTACCTAAAGGTTTAGGAAAGGCGTATAAGGTAAAGCGATCTCTAATTTTGCTACGTATATATTGATCCTACATGCTGCTATTCAGATGCTTATTATTCCATCTCTTTTCTAGGCTTAGTTATCAGGTTGCTCTGAACATGATGATTTATTTAAGTATGCAAATCAATTTAGTTAGACTGCAGGCTGACTTTCTTAACATATCAAGTGCATGTTCCTACATATTAAGCTTCTATGGActattatatttttctttttggaatCTGTAATGTCATCTCAGACACCGGTTGACAAATTTTAAGCTTTCTTAATCACTATACCTTATACAGTATTTGTATTGCCGACCCAGAAAGGTTTAGCTGTTGTAATTTCTTTTCTATACTCTTTACTGATCAAGAGTTGTTAATATTGAAAGCAACTATATAATATTTCAAAGCTTGATATTACTTGACCATTAGATAATATTCATATACAATGATATGGGTCACAATTGTGAAAGATAGCAACTTTATTTGGCACGACTTGATTACCTTTATCCCGCAGCGACGCGCGGGTTTGTTTACTAGTACAATCTATTCGCTTTCTTCATTAGCAAATTTCATGAATTCCGAGGTGAATACAAGCACAAATTCCTAACAAATTCATAAACATTAATAGAAGCAGTCTGACCTCATTGAGCATAAGCCTAGCTCAAATGACCATGTCACCAATAGTCACTCTTCGTCCACAAGTGTACGTCCAGAGCTTCCATGCTCGCTTTCTCACACCAGAAGGTATCTTATCGTTCTCGACAGCACCACAGGGTCTACACGGTGTCTTGAAGATTGAACCTTCGAGGCAAAGGCCTGAAAAGGGGTACTGTTGTGGATGCCCCTCGTTTAATTGGGCCCCTGGCTGTCGTAACCAATCTTGCTGCATTTATGAATGTATCTTTGTAGAATCATATGTCTAGCGCCTAAACACTGTTTTAGATCCATCATTTTATCGAACAGATGATGAAGTACGGCCATCCCCATAGTGGAAGCTCCAAATAGAGTTTCATCATGTCACATGTCTAAAAGCTCCATTTTAACTTGGTTTTGCTGATTGATCATCTCCAAATCCCACCACCCCACAAGACATGCTGTTAAAATGATAAATTACAGGATAAAAAATGAGTTTTAACCATTTTGTTTACAGCTTCATGTCTCCAGCTTTCAGCCTCTAATATAGACCCTAACATGCCTTTCTTGCAATCAAGTCCTCAAAGAAAATAATGATTGAGCACGATAACTGAAAATGTCCACATATTTATCCATCAACCAACCTATTATATGTAGCAAGCAGATCAGGTATAAATCCCCTATCAAGCATCTCATCCACCACCACTTTCACCGATTCTTTTTCCCTTCTCTTGAATACCCAACCACCAAAATAAGCCATGCCGTCTAGCTCCAAGCCTTTACTCAAAGACAACAACCTAAGGTTATCAGCTTCCTCAGTTCTCCCCAAATTGCAAAGATCTTGAAGGAGGCAATTAAAAATCACAATATCTGGAATCATACCCTCTTCAAGCATCCTTTCCATCACTTCTAAAGGTTCATCGATCCTCGCTGACCTCCTCAAACCCTCAACCAAAGTGTTACGAGCAATCAATAAGCTCGGAACATTTCTTGTCCTCCACAGCTCATCCACCACCTCCAACGCTCTACCCAAATTTCTTTTCCTACAAAGCACTTCAACAAGACCATAATAATCATACAATCTAGCTAGGCAACACATTGATTGATTTCAAAGACCTTGTGTGGGTTGTGTCCCTTCTGGCTTGCTTCGCAAGTCAACACACAGTACGTCCAGTTTCGCTCCTGGCTTTAAGTGCTTGCATGGGAGCgagaaaaaacaaaaggtaAAAACCACTACCGGGTCACTCCAGAGTCCAGAGTTGGCAGACTGAAAAAAAATAGGGTACGTCGTTGGATAATGACGTGCTTCAATGAGGTTGTCTGAAAAAAACCATTACTAAACCAACACCTCACACGTGCGGCCAAAAAAGCTTATGATTCTCATGAAATTAAAATTTGTGACACAAAATTTGAGAGCTAGATTATGATATTTTAACATCTTTTCAAAGCAACAAAAATGATTACAAATCTATTCGATCTCTTTTATTGAATGAGCTTAAAACAACATATCACGGATATTGAGCAAAAAGACGCACACATCATCTATTAAATTGTAAGATACTTAACAAGATACAAATAAACttaatatgatactaaatctatttatgggtacatttagaaacagaGATGCTATCCAAAGTGTCTAGCTAGCTAGTTGTACAATCAGTTGGCTGGAAGGAGACAGTCTTGTTATCTAGGTCATATCCTACCAAGTAGTTTATCTGTGCCCAATTGCCATAGATTCCGACACCGCTACTTGGGGAGAATGCTAAGCAAACAGTCTCATCATCCATCCTAATAAAAGTGTTGGTAGATTTTAGCTTCACATCTGCACCATTAAAATGGAGAGTGACATTGGGGCCAGGAAGAATATCATATTTAGTCAAGAAACAAAGTCCAGAACCAGTCGGATCTTGCTTCACCTCCAGATATCGATCTTTAAGTGCCTCTCTAATTGCTGATTTGAACCTGTCATAAAGCAACTCCGGTAAGTACGTTAAGGTAGTCCCTGAGTCTATGATCATGTTACCCTTAAAGGCCTTGGCATCTGCATCAAGTGTGATATTGTTGGCTCCAACACTAATGCCTTGAAGCTCAAGGTAATAAAAGGTCTGAGTGGCGCTATCACCTGTCGAAAGCAAAGGGGTGGTGACCACTTCAGGACCTGATGAAGTATTAAGTCGACCAAAATACATCTTGCTTGAGGAGATTGGATTAGAGTTATTAGACAGGAAAGACATTGTAGGATTAGGAACCAAGCAATGAGAGAAATATTTCCCGCCAACCAAATAAGCCCCTATTTGGGAGATAAACGACACAGCTCCGCGGCCTAATCCAACAATTCCTGACTCGATCCCACTGAACACTCCTCCATTATGGTGTCCGCAACCAAATATAGTGGGAATGGATGTGGAATCCAAAGTAACAGTGTCCAGGGATAGATTTCCTGTGGTATGAGACCCGTCACCATATGAATATTGATAGTCACAAGAGCTTGAATTACTGGAACAAGAGGCGGCTCCGCTTAGCAGATTACATTCGTCGGACATACAAGAGAGCTCTCTATAAGTTGATGAATAAGCTGGATCGAAGAGAGGAGGGTTTTGCTCGAAACATTCCCTGCATGGCATGCATTGTGTCCATATAAGATCGCTTCCGGTGTCAGCAATTCCAATGAAAGTTCTTGGTGGTGTACCTATTGATATGTTCACCAGGTACTCTCCTTGGCTATAGATTAGATGATCAGGCGATCCATCTTCTGATGAGATGAAACGGTTGATGCGATCACGTGAACGTCGCAAGGCATTGCTTACTCGTTGCCATTTAGTTAACGACGAATTGTATAAGGGAGAAGATGGTGTGTCACGATGGATCATGTTGAGGCTAATTACATCGCCATGGTGAGGGACATTATCTTGTGCGTGAGAGATAACTAAGAGAGAGATAATAACAATCGAAGTTGCAAAGGTGGAAAGCGAATGATATGGCGTCGCCATAAGAACTAATGGAGAAGATTATAGGACAGTAATACAGACTGGTGAAGCGATCGAGGAACTCTGGTATAGGACAATGAAGGGATTGTGGCCTATTTATAGGAGAAGGAAGGTCGGATAATCTTGGGAATCAAGAAACCAGAAGCCCTTCTTTGGGTCTGAAGTCTGAACCAGCTAAAGCTTTGCCTTTTCCATTAGTCTCAAGATATATATTGAAATCTTTCAAATTTTCCTATTTTGAAAGATGTTTCTGTACCTTCTTCCTGTTTCTTGATTCGGATTTACGTTTCCTTTTTCAAGTGTTGTTCTGATTTCTGATTTTGCTTTCCCGTTTACTATTGCCTAGGCCGATTAGGTGATCAGCTGTATAGATGTAATTGTTCAATAAAAAGTCAAATGTTATTTGCTTATCTCCCGTTTATTCACGATGGCGGTGCATAGAGTTGGAGAATTGTTATCTAACAACGTTGACAAGAGTTGGAGCAAGAATATCAAATTTGGCTACTCAAATTAATTAGAAACATTATTTAATTTTACAAATCCATTTACAATTAAGCAGGGATGGAGCTAGCTATGTCAATTAATTAGAGGTATCGCAGCAACCCCCTGGCCTGGTGTCAATAGTCGGTGCATCTCCATTTTTTAAACATGAAATTTTTATTGTACTATATAAAAACTCTCACAAAGAAAGGAAATTATACTATCGATAACGCTATAATATTTGAATGAATTGTGAATAcaaattttagtttttctatATATCTTAACCTTCTATGCTTATTCCCCTCAACAAAATACAACCACCAAAATCCccccaaaattaaaaaaaaaaaaagaggttccTTGGAGCCTTAGGAAATATTTTTGAAAGTAACTATCTCCAAGAAGCCTTCAGTATCAGAAGCGAGAGCCTCATTGAGCATAAAATTAGCTCAAACGGCCATGTCACCAATAGCTCTTCTTCCACAAGTGTCTAGAGCTTCCATTGCTTGCTTTCTCACATGAGAAGGGATCTTATCGTTCTCGACAGCACCACCAGGCCTATAAGTGGTGGTGGTGTCTTGAAGACTTGAACCTTTGAGGCAAAGGCAGGGAAAAGGGCTTCATTTAGACCCCTGGCCATCGTAACCAATCTTGCTGTATTAATGAAATTGTAGAATCATATGTCCGGCGCCTAGACATTGTTTTAGGTTCATCCAGTTATCGAATAGATGATGAAGTATTGTCATCCCCGTTGTGGAAGCTCCAAATAGACTTTCATCATGCAGCATTCTAAAAGCTCCATTATAAGCAAAGACTGAGCCATACTCATTTCAACTTGGTTTGGCTGATTGATCGTCTCCAAATCCCACCACACCAGAAGACATGCTGTTAAAATGATAAATTACAGTATAAAAAAGGAGTGTAACCATTTTGTTTACAGTTTCATGTCTCCAGCCTTCAACCTCTGATATAGACCCTAACATGCCATTTTTGCAATCAAGTCCTCAGAGAAAATCATGATTGAGATAAATAACTGAAAATGCCCACATATTCATCCATCAACCAACCTATTATACGTAGCAAGATCAGGTATAAATCCCATATCCAGCATCTCATCCACCACCACTTTCACCTCCTTCTTTTTCCCTTCTCTTGAATACCCAGACACCAAAATGGTATATGCCATGCCGTCTAGCTCCAAGCCTTTACTCGAAGACAACAACCTAAGGTTATCGGCTTCGTCAGTTCTCCCCAAATTGCAAAGATCTTGAAGGAGGCAATTAAAAGTCACAAAATCTGGAACCATACCCTCTTCAAGCATCCTTTCCATCACTTCTAAAGCCTCATCAATCCTCGCCGACCTCCTCAAACCCTCAACCAAAGTGGTACAAGCAATCAAGCTCGGAACATTTCCTGTCCTCCACAGCTCATCCACAACCTCCAACGCTCTCCCCGAATTTCTTTCCCCACAAAGCACTTCAACAAGACCATAATAATCATACAACCTAGGCAACACTCCTTTCCTCGAAAAATCAATCAACAGCTCACACGCCACCTCAACCCGACCTTCTCTACAAAGTCCATCAACCAAAATCTCACAAGTCACACTCGAAAACTTGCACCCAAACTCAATCATCTCATAAGCCATCTCAATCCCATCCTCAACCTTCCTCTCCCTAAAGAACCCCTTAATCAAAGTATTGAAACTAACCACATTGGGACTACACCCCTTCTCCCTCATCTCCTTAAACAACTCCAAAGCCAACCCGAATTGCGAGTTTCGACAATAACCACTAATCAAAATATTAAAAGTAAACACATCAGCCTTAACTCTATCCCTAACCATCTTCTCATAAAACCCCAAAGCCTTATCATGTGCCCCACATTTCACAAACCCATTAATCACAATGTTATAAACCACAACACTAGGCTTCCCAT
This region includes:
- the LOC133722928 gene encoding pentatricopeptide repeat-containing protein At2g36240-like, producing MCCLARLYDYYGLVEVLCRKRNLGRALEVVDELWRTRNVPSLLIARNTLVEGLRRSARIDEPLEVMERMLEEGMIPDIVIFNCLLQDLCNLGRTEEADNLRLLSLSKGLELDGMAYFGGWVFKRREKESVKVVVDEMLDRGFIPDLLATYNRLVDG
- the LOC133722929 gene encoding aspartic proteinase CDR1-like — translated: MATPYHSLSTFATSIVIISLLVISHAQDNVPHHGDVISLNMIHRDTPSSPLYNSSLTKWQRVSNALRRSRDRINRFISSEDGSPDHLIYSQGEYLVNISIGTPPRTFIGIADTGSDLIWTQCMPCRECFEQNPPLFDPAYSSTYRELSCMSDECNLLSGAASCSSNSSSCDYQYSYGDGSHTTGNLSLDTVTLDSTSIPTIFGCGHHNGGVFSGIESGIVGLGRGAVSFISQIGAYLVGGKYFSHCLVPNPTMSFLSNNSNPISSSKMYFGRLNTSSGPEVVTTPLLSTGDSATQTFYYLELQGISVGANNITLDADAKAFKGNMIIDSGTTLTYLPELLYDRFKSAIREALKDRYLEVKQDPTGSGLCFLTKYDILPGPNVTLHFNGADVKLKSTNTFIRMDDETVCLAFSPSSGVGIYGNWAQINYLVGYDLDNKTVSFQPTDCTTS
- the LOC133721309 gene encoding pentatricopeptide repeat-containing protein At2g36240-like, whose protein sequence is MMRRFRKPKLIPLLEQKPPTLPQLSPIPNPSLPKPPQHPSPPPSPIVTLSHTSNHTHTHLLTFIKTHIKNPPLSPKTLLHFLKSKLHHHPTFTHFDFHVFNWASSVDSFRHDHSTFEWMVCTLATTDRFAELGHLIGFMVSNPCPCSDGIFSCPRTEPIFKFAISAYCRVGRLGDAVGAFDSMRKLIDGKPSVVVYNIVINGFVKCGAHDKALGFYEKMVRDRVKADVFTFNILISGYCRNSQFGLALELFKEMREKGCSPNVVSFNTLIKGFFRERKVEDGIEMAYEMIEFGCKFSSVTCEILVDGLCREGRVEVACELLIDFSRKGVLPRLYDYYGLVEVLCGERNSGRALEVVDELWRTGNVPSLIACTTLVEGLRRSARIDEALEVMERMLEEGMVPDFVTFNCLLQDLCNLGRTDEADNLRLLSSSKGLELDGMAYTILVSGYSREGKKKEVKVVVDEMLDMGFIPDLATYNRLVDG